From Eleftheria terrae, the proteins below share one genomic window:
- a CDS encoding metal-dependent hydrolase produces the protein MDSLSQLALGAAVGIAVMGRRTAVWKAALWGGICGTLPDLDTFISRGDPVSDMTLHRTESHALFYQTLLAPLLAWGVAVLHRERERWGRWCLAVWAALVTHPLLDLMTIYGTQLGLPFTDHPFGIGSVFVIDPLYTLPLLVGVAGAWRLRHTPAGLRWNAAGLLLSTAYLAWGVAVQHHVTRLARQALQAQGVAVDRLLVTPTPFNTVLWRVVAITPQGYAEAYHSLLDANGSWRLQHHRRDAALDRQLQARSWHARRLAWFSHGFYKVWEQDGECRMSDLRMGMEPYYTFTFAMGRRAADGSVEPQMPRLLEARPDLPPVLHWLWQRALGNEGLAPLQ, from the coding sequence ATGGATTCACTTTCCCAACTGGCCCTGGGCGCGGCGGTCGGCATTGCGGTGATGGGCCGCCGCACGGCGGTCTGGAAAGCCGCCCTGTGGGGCGGCATCTGCGGCACGCTGCCCGACCTGGACACCTTCATCAGCCGTGGCGACCCGGTCAGCGACATGACGCTGCACCGCACCGAGAGCCACGCCCTGTTCTACCAGACGCTGCTGGCGCCGTTGCTGGCCTGGGGCGTCGCCGTGCTGCACCGCGAGCGCGAGCGGTGGGGCCGCTGGTGCCTGGCGGTCTGGGCGGCGCTGGTGACCCATCCGCTGCTCGACCTGATGACCATCTATGGCACCCAGCTGGGACTGCCCTTCACCGACCATCCTTTCGGTATCGGCAGCGTGTTCGTCATCGACCCGCTGTACACCCTGCCGCTGCTGGTCGGCGTGGCAGGCGCATGGCGGCTGCGGCACACGCCGGCCGGCCTGCGGTGGAACGCCGCCGGACTGCTGCTCAGCACCGCCTACCTGGCCTGGGGCGTGGCCGTGCAGCACCACGTCACCCGGCTGGCCCGGCAGGCGCTGCAGGCGCAGGGCGTGGCGGTCGACCGCCTGCTGGTGACGCCCACGCCGTTCAACACCGTGCTGTGGCGTGTGGTCGCCATCACGCCGCAAGGCTATGCCGAGGCCTACCACTCGCTGCTGGATGCGAACGGCAGCTGGCGGCTGCAACACCATCGGCGCGACGCGGCCCTGGACCGCCAGCTGCAGGCCCGGAGCTGGCATGCCCGGCGCCTGGCTTGGTTCAGCCATGGTTTCTACAAGGTGTGGGAGCAGGACGGCGAATGCCGCATGAGCGACCTGCGCATGGGCATGGAACCGTACTACACCTTCACGTTTGCGATGGGCCGCCGGGCGGCCGACGGCTCGGTCGAGCCGCAGATGCCGCGGTTGCTGGAAGCACGCCCCGACCTGCCGCCCGTGCTGCACTGGCTGTGGCAGCGCGCGCTGGGAAACGAGGGCCTGGCGCCGCTGCAGTGA
- a CDS encoding GlxA family transcriptional regulator, with translation MPHVSESTAAMPTRVAVLAFDGISPFHLSVPCLVFGEVGDEVGPPRFELQVCAERRGRLRSTAGFSIEVKHGLRALQRADVVVVPSWHDGGAVAPPVLLRALQAAHRRGALVVGLCLGAFLLAEAGLLDGRPATTHWHLVPRFRERYPQVRLQPEVLYVDDGDILTSAGTAAGIDCCLHLLRSRWGAKVANRAARRMVVAPHRQGGQAQYIEQPVPAAPRGDRLAELLEWLSSHLREPHSLDSLAQRALMSRRNFSRRFRDATGTTVGKWLLNQRLALAQRLLEGSDRSIADIAEHSGLGSAVSMRQQFAAAFRTSPSAYRRQFRGG, from the coding sequence ATGCCGCACGTCTCCGAATCCACCGCTGCCATGCCCACCCGGGTGGCGGTTCTGGCCTTCGATGGCATCAGCCCCTTCCACCTGTCGGTGCCCTGCCTCGTGTTCGGCGAGGTCGGCGACGAGGTCGGCCCTCCGCGCTTCGAGCTGCAGGTGTGTGCCGAGCGTCGCGGCAGGTTGCGCAGCACCGCCGGCTTTTCCATCGAGGTGAAACACGGGCTGCGCGCATTGCAGCGGGCCGACGTGGTGGTGGTGCCCTCGTGGCACGACGGCGGGGCCGTGGCACCGCCGGTGCTGCTGAGGGCCCTGCAGGCGGCCCATCGCCGTGGCGCCCTGGTGGTGGGGCTGTGCCTCGGGGCCTTCCTGCTCGCCGAAGCGGGCCTGCTCGACGGCCGCCCTGCCACGACCCATTGGCACCTGGTGCCCCGTTTCCGCGAACGCTATCCGCAGGTTCGCCTGCAACCCGAGGTGCTGTACGTGGACGACGGCGACATCCTGACGTCGGCCGGCACGGCGGCAGGCATCGACTGCTGCCTGCATCTGCTGCGCAGCCGGTGGGGGGCGAAGGTGGCCAACCGCGCCGCGCGGCGCATGGTGGTGGCGCCGCACCGGCAGGGCGGCCAGGCGCAATACATCGAGCAGCCAGTGCCCGCGGCGCCGCGCGGCGACCGGCTGGCCGAGCTGCTCGAATGGCTGTCGAGCCACCTGCGCGAGCCGCACAGCCTGGACAGCCTGGCGCAGCGTGCGCTGATGAGCCGGCGCAATTTCTCGCGGCGGTTCCGGGACGCCACCGGCACCACGGTCGGCAAGTGGCTGCTCAACCAGCGCCTGGCGCTCGCGCAACGCCTGCTGGAGGGCAGCGACCGGTCCATCGCCGACATCGCCGAGCACAGCGGCCTCGGCTCGGCGGTGTCGATGCGGCAGCAGTTCGCGGCTGCCTTCCGCACTTCGCCCTCGGCCTACCGCCGCCAATTCCGCGGAGGCTGA
- a CDS encoding cysteine hydrolase family protein yields MTATPPVVRRALVVIDVQNEYFAGGGLPIEYPPVEQTLPNITAAMDAARAAGVPVVVVQHTSPAGSPVFDKGTPGWQLHPEVARRSRDHDIEKAWPSVFTSTDLADWLARHEVNTLTVVGYMTHNCNASTIYHASHRGLQVETLVDATGALPYANDAGSATAEEIHRVFNVVYHTRFAAVARTQDWIAAVQAGQPLRSGDLLASNQRARAQAGQRPLQAA; encoded by the coding sequence ATGACTGCCACTCCCCCCGTCGTCCGCCGCGCCCTCGTGGTCATCGACGTGCAAAACGAGTACTTCGCCGGCGGCGGCCTTCCGATCGAATACCCGCCGGTCGAACAGACCCTGCCCAATATCACTGCCGCGATGGACGCCGCACGTGCGGCGGGCGTGCCGGTGGTTGTGGTGCAGCACACCTCGCCCGCCGGCTCCCCGGTGTTCGACAAGGGCACGCCCGGCTGGCAGTTGCACCCGGAAGTCGCTCGCCGGAGCCGCGACCACGACATCGAGAAGGCCTGGCCGAGCGTCTTCACCAGCACCGACCTGGCCGACTGGCTGGCCCGGCATGAGGTCAACACGCTCACCGTGGTGGGCTACATGACGCACAACTGCAATGCGTCGACGATCTACCACGCGTCGCACCGCGGCCTGCAGGTGGAGACGCTGGTCGACGCCACCGGGGCCCTGCCCTATGCCAACGACGCTGGCAGCGCGACAGCCGAAGAAATCCACCGTGTCTTCAACGTCGTCTACCACACCCGCTTCGCGGCGGTGGCTCGCACGCAGGACTGGATCGCGGCGGTGCAGGCCGGCCAGCCCTTGCGGAGCGGCGATCTGCTGGCGTCCAACCAGCGGGCCCGCGCGCAGGCCGGGCAGCGGCCGCTGCAGGCAGCCTGA
- a CDS encoding aminotransferase class V-fold PLP-dependent enzyme, protein MSELSFRLPEFQQMLSTLPPVPASGLATDATFWKAVQGLYRRSQRMVNLENGFWGVMPEPVRLMHQYWSDRINEENTLWVRECWADAQEEVRATVAAALGCGVDEIVLTRGATEAMLALISGYRLLQPGDAVLYSNLDYPAMRHAMAWLRERRGVEPLCLQIPEPATRESLLQAYQDMLRRHPRIRLVLLTHLNHVTGLVTPVREVAAMAREVGAEVMVDAAHSWGQMDFRVTDLDVPFAGFNLHKWIAAPIGCGCLYIRRDRLAAIDRYLGDADFPESDIRSRVHPGTVSFAAWLSLPAALELHGRISAAAKQARVHHLRNRWVAAARALPGIEVLTPDDPGLVAGITSFRLEGRTSREDNDALVATLRDRHGIYTMRRPGAAGGDVVRVTPGVFTREDEVDRLVEALPQLLQG, encoded by the coding sequence ATGAGCGAACTGTCGTTTCGGCTGCCCGAGTTCCAGCAGATGCTGTCCACCCTGCCGCCGGTGCCGGCCAGCGGCCTGGCCACCGATGCCACCTTCTGGAAGGCGGTGCAAGGCCTCTACCGGCGCTCGCAGCGGATGGTCAACCTCGAGAACGGCTTCTGGGGCGTCATGCCCGAGCCGGTGCGCCTGATGCACCAGTACTGGAGCGATCGCATCAACGAGGAAAACACGCTGTGGGTGCGCGAGTGCTGGGCTGATGCCCAGGAGGAGGTGCGTGCGACAGTGGCTGCGGCGCTGGGCTGCGGCGTCGACGAGATCGTGCTGACCCGGGGCGCCACCGAGGCGATGCTGGCCCTCATCAGCGGCTACAGGCTGCTGCAGCCGGGCGACGCGGTGCTCTACAGCAACCTCGACTATCCCGCCATGCGGCATGCCATGGCCTGGCTGCGCGAGCGGCGCGGCGTCGAGCCGCTGTGCCTTCAGATTCCCGAGCCGGCCACGCGCGAGAGCCTGCTGCAGGCCTACCAGGACATGCTGCGGCGCCACCCTCGCATCCGGCTGGTGCTGCTGACGCACCTGAACCACGTGACGGGGCTGGTGACCCCGGTGCGCGAGGTGGCCGCGATGGCCCGTGAGGTGGGGGCGGAGGTGATGGTGGATGCGGCGCACTCCTGGGGCCAGATGGACTTCCGCGTCACCGATCTGGACGTGCCCTTCGCCGGCTTCAATCTGCACAAGTGGATTGCGGCGCCCATCGGTTGCGGCTGCCTCTACATCCGGCGCGACCGCCTGGCGGCGATCGACCGCTACCTGGGCGACGCCGATTTCCCGGAAAGCGACATCCGCTCGCGCGTGCACCCCGGCACCGTCAGCTTCGCCGCCTGGCTCAGCCTGCCGGCCGCGCTGGAACTGCATGGTCGCATCAGTGCGGCGGCCAAGCAGGCCCGGGTGCATCACCTGCGCAACCGCTGGGTGGCGGCGGCCCGGGCGCTGCCGGGCATCGAGGTCCTGACGCCCGATGACCCGGGCCTGGTGGCCGGCATCACCAGCTTCCGGCTAGAGGGCCGGACCAGCCGCGAGGACAACGATGCGCTGGTGGCCACCCTGCGCGACCGGCACGGCATCTACACCATGCGCCGGCCGGGCGCAGCCGGCGGCGACGTGGTGCGGGTGACGCCCGGCGTTTTCACCCGCGAGGACGAGGTGGACCGGCTGGTCGAGGCGCTGCCGCAGCTGCTGCAGGGCTGA
- a CDS encoding AMP nucleosidase, protein MSAPSFPTSQFNDPHAALARVREIYDANIAHLREALHRFVAGDTPGGHVRAHYPFVRVHTDTVARADSRLAYGFVAGPGTYETTLTRPELFGNYYLEQFSLLLKNHGIPLEIGTSSQPIPLHFSLFEDDHLEGSLAAGRRLLMRDVFDLPDLAAMDDGIANGTYEPAMGQPWPLALFTAPRVDYSLHRLRHYTGTAPGHFQNFVLFTNYQFYIDEFVRLGRELMATPPDNSPNDDYIAFIEPGNVVTRRAHLLPSENDLSGSPPPRLPQMPAYHLVRKDRSGITMVNIGVGPSNAKTITDHIAVLRPHAWIMLGHCAGLRNTQQLGDYVLAHGYVREDHVLDEDLPLWVPIPPLAEVQVALESAVTEVTRLEGYELKRVMRTGTVASVDNRNWELLPHRTPERRFSQSRAIALDMESATIAANGFRFRVPYGTLLCVSDKPLHGELKLPGMANQFYRERVDQHLRIGIRAVDILRQQRQDQLHSRKLRSFAEVAFQ, encoded by the coding sequence ATGTCAGCACCCAGTTTTCCGACTTCGCAGTTCAACGACCCCCACGCCGCCCTCGCCCGCGTGCGCGAGATCTACGACGCCAACATTGCCCACCTGCGCGAGGCGCTGCACCGCTTCGTCGCCGGCGACACGCCGGGCGGCCATGTGCGGGCGCACTACCCCTTCGTGCGCGTGCACACCGACACGGTGGCCCGTGCCGACTCGCGCCTGGCCTACGGCTTCGTGGCCGGCCCGGGCACCTACGAGACGACGCTGACCCGGCCCGAGCTGTTCGGCAACTACTACCTCGAGCAGTTCAGCCTGCTGCTGAAGAACCACGGCATTCCGCTGGAGATCGGCACCAGCAGCCAGCCGATTCCGCTGCACTTCTCGCTGTTCGAGGACGACCACCTGGAAGGCAGCCTGGCCGCCGGCCGCCGCCTGCTGATGCGCGACGTGTTCGACCTGCCGGACCTGGCCGCGATGGACGACGGCATCGCCAACGGCACCTACGAGCCTGCCATGGGCCAGCCCTGGCCGCTGGCGCTGTTCACCGCACCGCGGGTGGACTACTCGCTGCACCGGCTTCGCCACTACACCGGCACCGCGCCGGGGCACTTCCAGAACTTCGTGCTGTTCACCAACTACCAGTTCTACATCGACGAATTCGTGCGGCTGGGCCGGGAGCTGATGGCCACGCCGCCCGACAACTCGCCGAATGACGACTACATCGCCTTCATCGAGCCGGGCAACGTGGTGACGCGGCGCGCGCACCTGCTGCCGTCGGAGAACGACCTGTCCGGCTCGCCGCCGCCGCGGCTGCCGCAGATGCCGGCCTACCACCTGGTGCGCAAGGACCGCAGTGGCATCACCATGGTCAACATCGGCGTCGGCCCCAGCAACGCCAAGACCATCACCGACCACATCGCGGTGCTGCGCCCGCACGCGTGGATCATGCTGGGCCATTGCGCCGGGCTGCGCAACACGCAGCAGCTGGGCGACTATGTGCTGGCCCACGGCTATGTGCGCGAGGACCATGTGCTCGACGAGGACCTGCCGCTGTGGGTGCCGATCCCGCCGCTGGCCGAGGTGCAGGTGGCGCTCGAATCGGCCGTCACCGAGGTGACGCGTCTGGAGGGCTACGAGCTCAAGCGCGTGATGCGCACCGGCACGGTGGCCTCGGTCGACAACCGCAACTGGGAGCTGCTGCCCCACCGCACGCCGGAGCGCCGCTTCAGCCAGAGCCGGGCCATCGCGCTCGACATGGAGAGCGCCACCATCGCGGCCAACGGCTTCCGCTTCCGGGTGCCCTACGGCACGCTGCTGTGCGTCAGCGACAAGCCCTTGCACGGCGAGCTGAAGCTGCCCGGCATGGCCAACCAGTTCTATCGGGAACGGGTCGACCAGCACCTGCGCATCGGCATCCGCGCAGTGGACATCCTGCGCCAGCAACGGCAGGACCAGCTGCACAGCCGCAAGCTGCGCAGCTTTGCCGAAGTGGCCTTCCAGTAG
- a CDS encoding dodecin gives MSEHVYKLIELTGSSTEGSDDAVRRAIAKAHETVRNIHWFQVTETRGHVVDGQVAHWQVTLKVGFTLDG, from the coding sequence ATGTCGGAACATGTGTACAAGCTCATCGAGCTGACCGGCTCCTCCACCGAGGGCAGCGACGACGCGGTGCGACGTGCGATCGCCAAGGCCCATGAAACGGTGAGGAACATCCACTGGTTCCAGGTCACCGAGACGCGCGGCCATGTGGTCGACGGCCAGGTGGCCCACTGGCAGGTGACGCTCAAGGTGGGCTTCACCCTCGACGGCTAG
- a CDS encoding KTSC domain-containing protein: MHRHPVASSSLSAIGYDAKRRLMEVEFLTGRVYRYLDVPAEAWQALMAAPSLGRHYNECVRDRYEAVEITPEATRSPPSRRG, encoded by the coding sequence ATGCACCGACATCCCGTTGCCTCCAGCAGCCTCAGCGCCATCGGCTACGACGCGAAGCGGCGTCTGATGGAGGTCGAGTTCCTGACCGGGCGCGTCTACCGCTACCTCGATGTCCCGGCCGAGGCCTGGCAAGCCCTGATGGCGGCTCCGTCGCTCGGGCGCCACTACAACGAGTGCGTGCGCGACCGCTATGAAGCCGTCGAGATCACGCCCGAGGCGACGCGTTCGCCGCCTAGCCGTCGAGGGTGA
- the fusA gene encoding elongation factor G has product MTLPGSPGPASIRTLALVGAAASGKTTLLEALLHQAGAIGSPGSVERGSTVSDFDPLERKAQHSLNSSVVHLEHLDTRVHLIDTPGAPDFLGQSMTALEAVETAAVVISATSGIETMSLRMMDWAARRGLCRLLIVNKIDAERTDLPALLAQLRETFGKECLPLNLPAGGGSRVVDCFFNPAGEADFSSVEQAHRALVEQVVEVDAGFVERYLNDGDVDPAELHAPLEQALREGHLIPVCFVSARNGAGVSELLDVMVRLMPHPGEGNPPQFLQGEGPEAKPLRAEPDPGRHVLAHVFKVTVDPYVGKMGVMRVHQGTVTRDSQLYVGDGRKPFKVGHLFLLKGKEHVEVPRAGPGEICAVAKVEEIHFDAVLHDAAEDEHIHLQALDFPAAVHGLAIEPKRRGDEQRLWDILQKLVDEDPCLRVQHAAATNETVVYGLGELHLRTLLERLTDIYKCEVNVRPPRIAYQETITAPAEGHHRHKKQTGGAGQFGEVFLRVEPLPRSSGNACGFEFVDQVKGGAIPTQFIPAVEKGVRQVMDSGVIAGYPVKDVRVVVYDGKHHSVDSKEIAFVTAGRKAFIDAVQKARPIVLEPVVEIEIEAPEGSVGDITGDLSSKRGQVSGTRALAAGLMAVKAQVPMSELNGYQSRLNAMTGGQGRYTTALSHYDPVPPAMQQQLMSQYRVKEED; this is encoded by the coding sequence ATGACCTTGCCCGGTTCGCCTGGCCCCGCCTCGATCCGCACCCTCGCACTCGTCGGCGCCGCGGCGTCCGGCAAGACCACCTTGCTGGAAGCGCTGTTGCACCAGGCCGGCGCCATCGGGTCGCCCGGCAGCGTGGAGCGCGGCAGCACGGTCAGCGACTTCGATCCGCTGGAGCGCAAGGCGCAGCACTCGCTGAACTCGAGCGTGGTCCACCTGGAGCACCTCGACACCCGGGTGCACCTGATCGACACCCCGGGCGCGCCCGACTTTCTTGGCCAGTCCATGACGGCGCTGGAGGCGGTCGAGACGGCGGCAGTGGTCATCAGCGCCACCTCGGGCATCGAGACGATGAGCCTGCGCATGATGGATTGGGCCGCCCGCCGCGGGCTGTGCCGGCTGCTCATCGTGAACAAGATCGATGCCGAGCGCACCGACCTGCCGGCGCTGCTGGCCCAGCTGCGCGAGACCTTCGGCAAGGAATGCCTGCCACTGAACCTGCCGGCCGGCGGCGGCAGCCGGGTGGTGGACTGCTTCTTCAACCCGGCCGGCGAGGCCGATTTTTCTTCGGTCGAGCAGGCCCATCGTGCGCTGGTGGAACAAGTGGTGGAAGTCGACGCGGGGTTCGTCGAACGCTACCTCAACGACGGCGATGTCGACCCCGCCGAGCTGCATGCCCCGCTGGAGCAGGCGCTGCGCGAGGGCCACCTCATCCCGGTGTGTTTCGTCTCCGCCCGCAACGGCGCCGGCGTGTCCGAGCTGCTGGACGTGATGGTGCGCCTGATGCCGCATCCCGGCGAAGGCAACCCGCCGCAGTTCCTGCAGGGCGAAGGCCCGGAGGCCAAGCCGCTGCGCGCCGAACCCGATCCCGGCCGGCATGTGCTGGCGCATGTCTTCAAGGTCACGGTCGATCCGTATGTCGGCAAGATGGGGGTGATGCGGGTCCACCAGGGCACCGTCACCCGCGACAGCCAGCTCTATGTCGGCGACGGCCGCAAGCCTTTCAAGGTCGGGCATCTGTTCCTGCTGAAGGGCAAGGAGCATGTCGAGGTCCCGCGCGCCGGGCCCGGCGAGATCTGCGCGGTGGCCAAGGTCGAGGAGATCCACTTCGACGCCGTGCTGCACGACGCCGCCGAGGACGAGCACATCCACCTGCAGGCGCTCGATTTCCCGGCCGCGGTGCACGGCCTGGCCATCGAGCCCAAGCGCCGTGGCGACGAGCAGCGCCTGTGGGACATCCTGCAGAAGCTGGTCGACGAAGACCCCTGCCTGCGGGTTCAGCACGCGGCGGCCACCAACGAGACCGTGGTCTACGGCCTGGGCGAGCTGCACCTGCGCACGCTGCTGGAGCGCCTGACCGACATCTACAAATGTGAAGTGAACGTGCGGCCGCCCCGCATCGCCTACCAGGAAACCATCACCGCCCCCGCCGAGGGACATCACCGGCACAAGAAACAGACCGGCGGCGCCGGGCAGTTCGGCGAAGTTTTCCTGCGCGTGGAGCCGCTGCCGCGCTCCAGCGGCAATGCGTGCGGCTTCGAGTTCGTGGACCAGGTGAAGGGCGGAGCCATTCCGACCCAGTTCATCCCCGCCGTCGAAAAAGGCGTGCGGCAGGTGATGGACAGTGGCGTGATTGCCGGTTACCCGGTGAAGGACGTGCGGGTGGTCGTCTACGACGGCAAGCACCACTCGGTCGATTCCAAGGAAATCGCCTTTGTGACGGCAGGCCGCAAGGCGTTCATCGACGCGGTGCAGAAGGCAAGGCCCATCGTGCTGGAACCGGTGGTCGAGATCGAGATCGAGGCGCCGGAGGGCAGCGTCGGCGACATCACCGGTGACCTCTCGTCGAAACGCGGACAGGTCAGCGGCACACGGGCACTGGCGGCCGGCCTGATGGCGGTGAAGGCCCAGGTGCCGATGTCCGAGTTGAACGGTTACCAGTCGCGCCTGAACGCGATGACGGGCGGGCAGGGCCGCTACACCACCGCCTTGTCTCACTACGACCCGGTGCCCCCGGCCATGCAGCAGCAGCTGATGAGCCAGTACCGGGTGAAGGAGGAAGACTGA
- a CDS encoding mechanosensitive ion channel family protein, whose translation MTLLHTLSPWINTAWAALVAVVLALIVHRVGRFVVLRITRSTTVLDRFARACDRPSQFVLPLAALQLVWLGASEALPLLNSVRHVNGVLLLMCITWLGIRGVRGIADGVIRRHPSNVADNLAARRIQTQVRVLARTAQFVVLLVGLALTLLTIPGARQVGASLLASAGVVGVVAGLAAKPVFGNLIAGLQIALAQPIRIDDVLVVRGEWGRVEEITGSYVVLKVWDERRLIIPLQWLIENPFENWTRTTAQITGTVFLWVDYGMPLEPLRAEARRVCESAPQWDGRLCLLQVTDTAPHGVQLRLLLSSHSSGDNWDLRCLVREALVTLMRRDYPQFLPKTRGELGPDAALPRFGLAGDRDAAAPAAAAPATAHRSEAPVS comes from the coding sequence ATGACCTTGCTGCACACCCTGTCTCCCTGGATCAATACCGCGTGGGCGGCCCTGGTGGCCGTGGTACTGGCGCTGATCGTGCACCGCGTGGGGCGCTTCGTGGTCCTGCGCATCACCCGCTCCACCACGGTGCTCGACCGCTTCGCCCGCGCGTGTGACCGGCCCTCGCAATTCGTCTTGCCGCTGGCTGCACTGCAGCTGGTCTGGCTGGGGGCGAGCGAGGCGCTGCCGCTGCTCAACAGCGTGCGCCATGTCAACGGCGTGCTGCTGCTCATGTGCATCACCTGGCTGGGCATCCGGGGGGTGCGCGGCATCGCCGACGGGGTGATTCGCCGTCATCCGTCCAATGTGGCCGACAACCTCGCGGCACGTCGCATCCAGACCCAGGTGCGGGTGCTGGCCCGCACGGCGCAGTTCGTGGTGCTGCTGGTGGGGCTGGCGTTGACGCTGCTGACGATTCCCGGCGCGCGGCAGGTCGGCGCGAGCCTGCTGGCTTCGGCCGGGGTGGTCGGCGTGGTCGCCGGCCTGGCGGCCAAGCCGGTGTTCGGCAACCTCATTGCCGGACTGCAGATTGCACTGGCCCAGCCGATCCGCATCGACGACGTGCTGGTCGTCCGCGGTGAGTGGGGCCGGGTGGAAGAGATCACCGGCAGCTACGTGGTGCTGAAGGTCTGGGACGAGCGCCGGCTCATCATCCCGCTGCAGTGGTTGATCGAGAACCCGTTCGAGAACTGGACCCGTACCACCGCCCAGATCACCGGCACCGTCTTCCTGTGGGTGGACTACGGCATGCCGCTGGAGCCCTTGCGTGCCGAAGCGCGGCGGGTGTGCGAGTCGGCGCCCCAATGGGACGGGCGGCTGTGCCTGCTGCAGGTGACCGACACCGCGCCGCACGGCGTGCAATTGCGCCTGCTGCTTTCCTCGCACTCCTCGGGTGACAACTGGGACTTGCGCTGCCTGGTGCGCGAGGCGCTGGTGACGCTGATGCGGCGCGACTATCCGCAGTTCCTGCCCAAGACGCGCGGCGAGCTGGGCCCGGACGCCGCACTGCCTCGCTTCGGGCTGGCCGGGGACCGCGATGCGGCGGCGCCGGCCGCGGCAGCGCCCGCTACGGCGCACCGGTCGGAGGCGCCTGTCTCGTGA
- a CDS encoding Yip1 family protein, producing the protein MNIVHRAQQLMLSPDSEWRRIDTEADDIPTLYRRYALPLGAVPAVAGLLGFTLVGISILGQTVRLPFFSTLLQAALGYAVGMAAIFLLALLIQAMAPRFGGRPDRLQAFKLAAYSMTPHWVLGIAGLVPMLGALAGIVGGLWSLWVLHRGLGLLMRVPPERHLAFTATLVAILVGLSLALVAVMRVFG; encoded by the coding sequence ATGAACATCGTCCATCGCGCCCAGCAGTTGATGCTCTCGCCCGACAGCGAGTGGCGCCGCATCGACACCGAGGCCGACGACATCCCCACCCTCTATCGCCGCTACGCCCTGCCGCTCGGTGCGGTCCCTGCCGTGGCCGGCTTGCTGGGGTTCACGCTGGTCGGCATCAGCATCCTGGGCCAGACGGTGCGCCTGCCCTTCTTCAGCACCTTGCTGCAGGCGGCCCTCGGATATGCGGTGGGCATGGCGGCGATCTTCCTGCTGGCGCTGTTGATCCAGGCCATGGCGCCCCGGTTCGGCGGCCGGCCGGACCGGCTGCAGGCCTTCAAGCTCGCGGCCTACAGCATGACGCCCCACTGGGTGCTGGGCATTGCCGGCCTGGTGCCGATGCTCGGTGCGCTGGCCGGCATCGTCGGCGGGCTCTGGTCGCTGTGGGTGCTGCACCGCGGCCTCGGCTTGCTGATGCGGGTGCCGCCGGAGCGGCACCTCGCGTTCACGGCGACGCTGGTGGCCATCCTGGTCGGCCTGTCGCTCGCGCTGGTCGCGGTGATGCGGGTCTTCGGCTGA
- a CDS encoding ABC transporter ATP-binding protein gives MPTAPLIEAEHLDKRFPSGTLALHDVRFSIEAGEFVSLLGPSGCGKSTVLRLVAGLDSPSAGRLSRPQAEAGFVFQEPTLMPWATVFDNVWLPLRIAGSRREAARPRIEALLGSVGLAGFARAYPSELSGGMKMRASIARALVREPRLLLMDEPFAALDELTRQKLNDDLLGWWLAGRFTSLFVTHSVFEAVYLSQRVLVMGPRPGRITAEIRVPEPYPRRREWRTSTAYAELCSQVSMALEQAVLGAEQPA, from the coding sequence TTGCCCACCGCCCCCCTGATCGAAGCCGAGCATCTCGACAAGCGCTTTCCCAGCGGCACGCTGGCCTTGCACGACGTCCGCTTCAGCATCGAGGCCGGCGAGTTCGTCTCGCTGCTCGGGCCGTCCGGCTGCGGCAAGAGCACGGTGTTGCGCCTGGTGGCCGGCCTGGACAGCCCCAGCGCCGGCCGGCTGAGTCGGCCGCAGGCGGAAGCCGGCTTCGTCTTCCAGGAGCCGACGCTGATGCCCTGGGCCACCGTGTTCGACAACGTCTGGCTGCCCTTGCGCATTGCCGGCAGCCGCCGCGAGGCGGCGCGCCCGCGCATCGAGGCACTGCTCGGCTCGGTCGGCCTGGCCGGCTTTGCGCGGGCCTATCCGTCCGAGCTGTCCGGTGGCATGAAGATGCGGGCGTCCATCGCTCGCGCGCTGGTGCGCGAGCCGCGCCTGCTGCTGATGGACGAACCCTTCGCCGCACTGGACGAGCTGACCCGCCAGAAGCTCAACGACGACCTGCTGGGCTGGTGGCTGGCCGGCCGCTTCACCAGCCTCTTTGTCACGCACAGCGTGTTCGAGGCGGTCTACCTGAGCCAGCGGGTGCTGGTGATGGGTCCCCGGCCGGGGCGCATCACCGCCGAGATCCGCGTGCCCGAGCCGTATCCGCGACGGCGCGAATGGCGCACCTCCACCGCCTACGCAGAGCTGTGCAGCCAGGTCTCGATGGCACTGGAGCAGGCCGTGCTTGGCGCGGAGCAGCCGGCATGA